The following are encoded together in the Chaetodon trifascialis isolate fChaTrf1 chromosome 3, fChaTrf1.hap1, whole genome shotgun sequence genome:
- the LOC139328005 gene encoding death-inducer obliterator 1-like isoform X1, with protein MEKNASPELSLAPEPEQSQDRMDSCSQGFGEGDNDQREQLQTEGENVAEKTLDKPDKSFKANSEIKKTWGFRRSTVAKREMPVEAATDIPENRCPVRRSGRQSKRTDKLEEFLLTAKRGSRKSAPPSLESGDPPSQTPTDAETASEASFDGNADAKAVEDKGESPERRTRSCTRRQTQRKTGGGRQARGGGGVTIKDEGSSENEEDSRDDASKNQLPEKGDEKNFPSPEDVGSTDTVQPEPEPGSEKTGVVEEENEHRDENDKVETEKELDKGTDEDRADKSAAVLVKRGPIRTYVNKKKAANKNTTPVKAPASASKSTPVKRETKPKATQASGKIRKPQTQDDNDENDDDDDDDDDDDDDDDDDENDSSMSSSSSSSESDDGGYDPNALYCICRQKHNKRFMICCDRCEEWFHGDCVGITEARGRLMERNGEDYICPNCTAKKNQVLRPATSVLSTSTEIGRLRPDITASSYTLAVSAASADKTNIGQSAVQAVVSSTSAGTEEKGVEDLGIKGRIEKAINPTGKKKIKIFQPAIQQPAEPKADQKSPPTVEKKAAPTAEQKAQADSEQKVASNVEVKTTPTGEVPQKAEEEAPLPKCIGPGCENNAQPDSVYCGNDCILRHAAAAMKSITDVREPKQKDKAKAQKTKSTPKRSSAGGKKMQKRTKEESDSEEDQSPDPDEDDEDEHAEEHPPPPATASWSSDHNYIAVTPEKTTPISPTVLNKKSPPKEEKQSEKEQKEKETAPAPEKPPPASVTPVKANKKTPATKAVKVSPKGKKPSLQTTSSKMSKKPAALPSKTAGKSKKPGLSAVHAPSPIPLGPIHVTGALRVTKSNFTIPKKQQPQRKDTPSRSQSSSSSRVPSSPASSSASSHSSSRPPHSAGSAHPMPPPPNNQMRQNIRRSLTDILYKRVSDSDDLKMTENEVGRLAVAIEKEMFNLCLSTDSKYKNKYRSLMFNLKDPKNKGLFYRVVGGEVSPFRLVRLSAEELLSKEISEWRKPDAPEAQSPSARAHSGHSKLGNRHDSGSHSLDMEDAPPTSDADVCISTTASSSRMASAADQDDCSTPSASAQPSAVEGSSGNSMPDIFSTMLKDTTAEHRTHLFDLNCKICTGQRMDDEPAAKKGKLTKKPETKPPRQELYSSSAFQTQLPAAEQHQDPLVYQHAIPPSYQPNMEPAVPELQPQLYQEDLNMLAPPASAPATVTPTVSSVSITRRDPRVARHSSGVTVTYTAPEKPVSNSAEPLAAPVSAPVEIGPKAPLPMPPAPPHSVAASKLAKTSTSEPPPEGETAIFLHGQEKIWKGFINMQSVAKFVTKAYLVSGSFEHLKEDLPDTIHVGGRISPSTVWDYVGKLKTSLSKELCLIRFHPATEEEEVAYVSLFSYFSSRKRFGVVANNNRRIKDLYLIPLGSKDPLPSKLLPFDGPGLEPARPNLLLGLLICQKDRKRAGAPLETEEKRSKTQTKDTDDTGLPKPPPSIRAERSTRQSLEIPFSTTSPGSPPSSSSEMSSSTVTTSSVLSFLSSVKTPATSTITGKDSPSSSSSVASSAASATPLQTILKTLFGKKKHDSDASQSPSDQGVELSVPPATMLDPIVQQFAQISKENQVEEDEDDRPYDPEEEYDPSRGYNVPKKPAEVVSKPEISKEPEVIANEGDDVAYDPEDDSIFEDVKTLVPGHAKAATESVTDPQKILESLKQIGEQTFQKQGEQQMSSTGTPGASLTLPDTLLTQPTRSLLADTQLLQLGKKVEELVKSSSVAPLINQRRDPRQSRDPRQAVAGRKPNDEPEEKEETSALVLDSTPLQPLVQEPQISNEAEPPDSSQGPVTSLPAEGVKSEILPFMESNMAEVSIPLLGEEVEPDMEVNYMDETEVKTEEAEPNKMETELDKYSIWPNAASILKTGEDSEYEENSQDTPTTSYYTEPANTPTITSTIPVLTQSTAMGETQSHHVPHHMSPSGFDSEYRPPADIPPPSNFPPPHVMQGQNLIMRPPPMSMPPPMQGLPPISGPLPLQGPPPPIHVPPPVCGPPPIQGDSSQQFGPPPAAYPPYQNQWPGTQPPPQQQQPPGPHPQNIMAPRGPPPPFPPMAQRGPAPQLFDPSIPPQHIGQQGPPPGLPPPPAFDGQSTLPPPRFTGPPPPFNFPANRGPPPPFTGPPPAHFDNRLPPPSHFQGARGPLPSQYGDHGAQPSMADQPRGPAEQYNKDNSNSFKLNVDQNPNPVHMFKDNQGPPPGPAYQGPPPNQYEDRRGPPSSCEMSGPHFSPHNQYGSSRPHPSPPHRGSFEEHRGAPPHENRPHLSQRFGGSERYRFDRHSDEARPVRHSGPLLPTPPEAPLGLPSRMGAHSPEIQRDDHWRRHSPEMRRRSSNTTREDSEPHGGDRFSRFEGGHREPVPGPSQPSEERPRELSEDRRREREREVPHAGRPSWDRSQVKRWSREREWDRGRERDRDQERSRERDRSRGREGDRHRETEGERHRDQDTDKRRDRERDRERDRERPRDSDRRDYDRDRGRNRDRDRDRERDRDRDRERERERDRRRDRSRSRERDRDRDRDRGKDRGRDRDRERERDRDRDKDKDRDRRDGSRSREKREEKKDSKHDAPKESDKTTANDSSMS; from the exons ATGGAGAAGAATGCGAGCCCTGAGCTCTCTTTAGCTCCTGAGCCAGAGCAGAGCCAGGACCGTATGGATAGCTGCTCTCAAG GTTTTGGAGAAGGGGATAACGATCAGAGGGAACAGCTTCAGACCGAAGGCGAGAATGTGGCCGAAAAGACACTAGACAAGCCGGATAAATCTTTCAAGGCCAACAGTGAAATAAAGAAGACTTGGGGTTTCCGACGGTCCACTGTAGCAAAGAGAGAGATGCCAGTGGAGGCAGCAACTGACATCCCTGAAAACCGCTGTCCTGTACGTCGCAGTGGCAGGCAGTCTAAGCGTACtgacaaactggaggaattCCTCTTGACTGCCAAAAGAGGGTCAAGAAAGAGCGCCCCACCCAGTCTGGAAAGTGGAGATCCTCCTTCCCAAACGCCGACTGATGCAGAGACTGCCTCAGAAGCCAGCTTTGACGGTAACGCTGACGCCAAGGCTGTAGAGGACAAGGGAGAGTCcccagagaggaggacaagaagtTGCACGAGGAGGCAGACGCAACGAAAAACTGGTGGTGGCAGACAGGCCCGAGGGGGTGGTGGAGTGACCATCAAAGACGAGGGAAGCTCTGAGAAtgaggaggacagcagagatGATGCCAGTAAGAACCAGTTACCTGAGAAAGGAGATGAAAAGAATTTTCCCAGTCCTGAAGATGTAGGGAGCACTGACACCGTACAGCCTGAGCCAGAGCCGGGCTCTGAGAAGACCGGAGTTGTTGAGGAGGAGAATGAGCATagagatgaaaatgacaaagtggAAACAGAGAAGGAGTTGGATAAAGGCACTGATGAGGACAGGGCAGACAAGTCTGCGGCAGTGTTAGTGAAACGTGGACCGATAAGAACATATGTCAATAAAAAGAAGGCAGCCAATAAGAACACTACCCCTGTTAAAGCTCCTGCTTCTGCCAGCAAGAGCACTCCTGTCAAGAGGGAGACCAAGCCAAAGGCTACCCAAGCTTCTGGAAAGATCCGCAAGCCCCAGACACAAGATGACAATGatgagaatgatgatgatgatgatgacgacgacgatgatgatgatgacgacgatgatgatgagaaCGACTCTTCGATGTCTtcgtcttcatcatcctctGAGTCTGATGATGGTGGTTATGATCCCAATGCACTTTACTGCATCTGTcgccagaaacacaacaaaag GTTCATGATCTGCTGTGACCGCTGTGAGGAGTGGTTCCATGGAGACTGTGTGGGCATCACTGAAGCCCGTGGGCGCCTGATGGAGAGAAATGGGGAAGACTACATCTGCCCCAATTGCACCGCTAAGAAAAACCAGGTGCTCAGACCTGCTACATCTGTCCTCTCTACAAGTACAGAGATCGGGAGGCTCAGACCTGACATTACTGCGTCGAGTTATACTCTTGCCGTCTCGGCTGCATCTGCTGACAAAACTAACATCGGTCAGTCAGCTGTCCAGGCTGTGGTGTCCTCCACATCTGCTGGAACTGAAGAGAAGGGAGTGGAGGACCTGGGCATCAAAGGCAGGATAGAGAAAGCTATTAATCCAACTGGGAAAAAGAAGATCAAGATCTTTCAGCCG GCTATACAGCAGCCAGCTGAACCAAAAGCAGACCAGAAATCTCCACCGACCGTGGAAAAGAAGGCAGCAccgacagcagagcagaaagcacaagcagACTCAGAGCAGAAGGTGGCATCAAACGTGGAGGTGAAAACCACGCCAACAGGGGAGGTGCCGCAGAAGGCCGAGGAGGAGGCCCCTCTTCCCAAATGTATCGGGCCTGGCTGTGAGAATAACGCCCAGCCAGACTCTGTGTATTGTGGCAACGACTGTATACTGAGACATGCGGCTGCGGCAATGAAGTCCATCACTGATGTCAGAGAGCCCAAGCAGAAGGACAAGGCAAAGGCTCAGAAAACCAAGTCGACACCAAAG AGGAGCAGTGCTGGTGGGAAGAAGATGCAGAAGAGGACTAAGGAGGAGTCGGACAGCGAGGAAGATCAGAGTCCTGATCCAGATGAGGATGACGAAGATGAGCATGCTGAGGAACACCCGCCCCCGCCGGCCACTGCATCCTGGTCCAGCGACCATAATTACATTGCAGTAACACCAGAAAAGACTACACCCATATCACCCACAGTGTTAAACAAAAAGT CTCCCCCTaaagaagagaagcagagtgagaaggagcagaaagagaaggagacagcCCCGGCTCCAGAGAAACCTCCCCCGGCGTCCGTAACGCCGGTCAAAGCAAACAAGAAGACCCCAGCCACCAAGGCAGTCAAGGTTTCCCCAAAGGGAAAGAAGCCTTCACTTCAGACCACAAGTTCAAAAATGTCCAAGAAACCGGCAGCACTCCCCAGCAAAACTGCAGGAAAGTCCAAGAAACCAGGCCTGTCGGCTGTCCATGCCCCATCTCCCATTCCCCTCGGTCCAATCCACGTCACAGGAGCACTGAGGGTTACCAAGTCCAACTTTACTATTCCTAAGAAGCAACAGCCACAAAGAAAGGATACTCCATCCCGTAGTcagtcctcctcgtcctccaggGTCCCATCATCTCCAGCTTCTTCATCTGCATCCAGCCACTCCTCCTCCAGACCTCCACATTCAGCTGGTTCAGCGCACCCCATGCCGCCGCCACCCAACAACCAGATGAGGCAGAATATCCGCCGCTCTCTGACTGATATCCTCTATAAGAG GGTGAGCGACAGCGATGATCTGAAAATGACTGAGAATGAGGTGGGAAGGCTGGCAGTTGCCATTGAAAAGGAAATGTTCAACCTGTGCCTGAGCACTGACAGCAAGTACAAGAACAAATACAGGTCCCTCATGTTCAACCTCAAAGATCCTAAAAACAAA GGCTTGTTCTACAGAGTGGTGGGTGGTGAGGTTAGTCCCTTCAGACTGGTGAGACTAAGTGCTGAAGAGCTGCTTTCCAAAGAGATATCGGAGTGGAGGAAGCCAGACGCTCCTGAG GCCCAGTCTCCCAGTGCAAGGGCACATTCAGGGCATTCCAAACTGGGCAACAGGCATGACTCTGGCTCACATAGCTTGGATATGGAGGATGCTCCACCAACATCTGATGCAGATGTATGTATCTCTACCACTGCTTCATCTTCTCGCATGGCCTCTGCTGCA GACCAAGATGATTGTAGTACTCCTTCAGCTTCGGCTCAGCCCTCTGCTGTGGAGGGGAGCAGTGGCAACAGCATGCCAGACATTTTCAGTACCATGCTCAAAGACACCACTGCTGAACACAGGACTCATCTGTTTGACCTCAACTGTAAAATCTGTACAG GTCAAAGGATGGATGATGAGCCTGCGGCTAAGAAAGGCAAACTGACCAAAAAGCCTGAAACTAAGCCGCCTAGACAAGAGCTGTACTCGTCCTCTGCTTTCCAAACGCAGCTCCCCGCAGCTGAGCAGCACCAAGACCCCTTAGTCTACCAACATGCGATCCCTCCATCCTACCAGCCTAACATGGAGCCAGCTGTCCCAGAATTACAGCCGCAGCTTTATCAGGAGGACCTCAATATGCTTGCACCTCCAGCCTCGGCCCCCGCAACCGTCACCCCCACCGTGTCTTCTGTCAGCATCACCCGCAGAGACCCACGCGTGGCCAGGCACAGCTCCGGTGTGACCGTCACCTACACTGCTCCAGAAAAACCTGTCAGCAACTCAGCAGAACCACTCGCAGCTCCTGTTAGTGCGCCAGTGGAGATCGGACCCAAGGCACCCCTGCCGATGCCCCCAGCTCCACCGCATTCAGTCGCTGCGTCCAAACTAGCGAAAACAAG tACATCTGAACCTCCTCCTGAGGGTGAGACAGCAATCTTCCTCCATGGTCAAGAGAAGATTTGGAAAGGATTTATCAACATGCAGTCGGTGGCTAAGTTTGTAACCAAGGCTTATCTGGTGTCAGGATCCTTTGAACATCTGAAGGAG GATTTGCCAGACACCATTCATGTTGGAGGACGCATATCTCCAAGCACAGTGTGGGACTATGTTGGGAAACTGAAAACCTCGCTCTCCAAG gaaCTGTGTCTGATCCGTTTCCACCcagccacagaggaagaggaggtggcatatgtctctctcttttcttacTTTAGCAGCAGGAAACGATTTGGTGTGGTGGCTAACAACAACCGTCGCATCAAAGACCTCTATCTCATCCCACTGGGCTCAAAGGATCCATTACCCTCCAAACTCCTACCGTTTGATGGGCCAG GGCTTGAACCAGCTCGTCCCAACCTCCTCTTGGGGCTACTGATCTGCCAGAAGGACAGAAAGCGTGCTGGTGCTCCCttggaaactgaagaaaaacgATCCAAGACTCAAACGAAAGATACAGATGACACTGGCCTTCCAAAGCCCCCTCCCTCAATAAGAGCAGAAAGAAGCACACGGCAGAGCCTTGAAATCCCCTTCAGCACGACTTCTCCAGGCTCACCTCCATCCAGCTCCTCTGAAATGTCAAGCAGCACTGTGACCACCTCCTCAGTCCTTTCCTTCTTGTCCTCTGTAAAAACACCAGCCACATCCACTATCACTGGCAAGGACTCCCCATCTTCATCCAGCTCTGttgcttcctctgcagcatctGCCACTCCTCTTCAGACCATCCTCAAaactctttttgggaagaaaAAGCACGACTCCGACGCTTCCCAATCTCCATCTGATCAGGGTGTGGAACTCTCTGTCCCGCCTGCTACAATGCTAGATCCCATTGTGCAGCAGTTCGCGCAGATTTCTAAAGAGAaccaggtggaggaggatgaagatgaccGACCGTATGATCCAGAAGAAGAGTATGACCCCAGTAGGGGCTACAATGTGCCTAAGAAGCCTGCTGAAGTAGTAAGCAAACCCGAAATCTCAAAGGAACCCGAGGTGATTGCGAATGAAGGAGATGATGTGGCGTATGACCCAGAGGATGACTCCATTTTTGAAGATGTCAAAACTTTAGTACCTGGTCATGCTAAGGCTGCTACTGAATCTGTAACAGATCCACAAAAGATCTTGGAGAGCCTTAAACAGATTGGGGAGCAAACATTCCAAAAACAGGGAGAGCAGCAAATGTCATCCACAGGGACACCTGGTGCCTCATTGACACTTCCAGACACACTCTTAACTCAACCTACCAGATCCCTTTTGGCAGATACTCAGCTACTGCAGCTTGGCAAGAAGGTTGAGGAATTAGTGAAGTCTTCATCGGTTGCTCCCTTGATCAACCAGAGGAGAGACCCCCGACAGAGCAGGGATCCTCGCCAGGCTGTTGCTGGCAGGAAACCGAATGATGAAcctgaggagaaagaggagacatCTGCTCTAGTGCTGGATTCTACTCCTTTGCAACCTTTGGTTCAAGAGCCTCAGATTTCCAATGAAGCTGAACCTCCAGACTCTTCACAAGGCCCAGTGACGTCACTACCTGCAGAGGGAGTGAAAAGTGAGATCCTACCCTTTATGGAGTCGAACATGGCCGAGGTGTCAATTCCGTTATtgggagaggaggtggaacCTGATATGGAGGTCAACTACATGGATGAGACAGAAGTGAAAACTGAGGAAGCTGAGCCAAACAAGATGGAAACAGAGCTGGACAAGTACAGTATTTGGCCAAATGCTGCCAGTATTTTAAAAACTGGCGAGGACTCAGAGTATGAGGAGAATAGCCAAGATACACCAACCACAAGTTATTACACTGAGCCTGCAAACACCCCCACAATAACTTCAACAATTCCAGTGCTCACTCAGAGCACAGCAATGGGTGAAACTCAGTCCCATCACGTGCCGCATCACATGTCACCATCAGGCTTTGACAGCGAGTACAGACCTCCAGCTGACATTCCCCCACCATCGAACTTCCCCCCTCCTCATGTGATGCAGGGACAGAACCTGATAATGAGACCTCCACCGATGTCTATGCCACCACCCATGCAGGGTCTTCCTCCAATATCAGGCCCCCTTCCTCTGCAGGGACCCCCTCCACCCATCCACGTTCCTCCCCCTGTATGTGGTCCTCCCCCCATACAGGGAGACAGCAGCCAGCAATTTGGCCCACCTCCAGCTGCATACCCTCCCTATCAGAATCAGTGGCCAGGCACCCAgccaccaccacagcagcagcagcctcctggACCACATCCTCAGAATATCATGGCACCCAGAGGACCACCTCCACCTTTTCCTCCAATGGCCCAGAGAGGCCCTGCACCTCAACTGTTTGATCCCTCCATTCCCCCCCAGCACATTGGACAACAAGGACCTCCTCCAggcctccctccacctcctgctttTGATGGACAGAGCACCTTACCTCCACCAAGATTCACTGGTCCTCCACCACCATTTAATTTCCCTGCAAACAGAGGTCCCCCTCCACCTTTCACTGGGCCACCTCCTGCTCACTTTGATAACAGACTCCCTCCTCCGTCCCACTTCCAAGGGGCTAGGGGTCCCCTGCCATCTCAGTATGGTGACCATGGGGCTCAACCCTCAATGGCAGACCAACCTCGAGGCCCAGCAGAACAGTATAATAAAGACAATTCTAACTCCTTTAAGCTAAATGTGGACCAGAATCCAAACCCTGTCCATATGTTTAAAGACAATCAGGGTCCCCCACCTGGTCCAGCATACCAGGGACCTCCACCTAACCAATATGAGGACAGAAGAGGCCCACCTTCCAGTTGTGAGATGAGTGGACCGCACTTCAGTCCACATAACCAGTATGGGAGCTCCAGACCACACCCTTCACCACCACACCGAGGATCTTTTGAGGAGCACAGAGGCGCTCCCCCTCATGAGAATAGACCCCATCTGTCTCAGCGTTTTGGAGGATCAGAGCGGTACCGCTTCGATAGGCACTCTGATGAGGCTAGACCTGTTCGCCACAGTGGGCCACTACTGCCAACTCCTCCAGAGGCTCCCTTAGGTCTTCCAAGTCGCATGGGAGCCCACAGTCCAGAAATTCAAAGGGATGACCACTGGCGCCGCCACTCTCctgaaatgaggaggaggagcagcaacaCCACCCGAGAAGACTCAGAACCCCATGGCGGAGATCGCTTCAGTCGCTTTGAAGGAGGCCACAGAGAACCTGTACCTGGACCGTCACAACCCTCTGAAGAGAGACCAAGGGAGCTGTCCGAGGACCGGCGGAGGGAAAGAGAGCGGGAAGTCCCCCATGCTGGCAGGCCATCTTGGGACAGGAGCCAGGTCAAGCGGTGGAGCAGAGAACGAGAGTGGGATAGAGGCAGAGAAAGGGACCGCGATCAGGAGCGTAGTCGAGAAAGAGACCGCAGCAGAGGAAGGGAGGGTGACAGACACAGGGAGACTGAGGGAGAGCGACACAGAGATCAAGACACTgacaagaggagagacagggagagagacagggaaagagacagagagagacccAGGGATTCTGACAGGAGGGACTACGACCgtgacagagggagaaaccGTGACCGCGACCGTGACAGAGAACGCGATCGTGATCGTGatagagagcgagagcgagagcgagacAGGAGACGGGACAGATCCCGAAGCAGGGAAcgggacagggacagggacagagatCGTGGGAAAGACCGgggcagggacagagacagggagagggagagagatagagacagggacaaagacaaagacagggaTCGTCGGGACgggagcagaagcagagaaaagagagaggagaaaaaggacaGTAAACATGATGCACCCAAGGAGAGCGATAAAACTACAGCAAATGACAGTAGCATGTCCTAG